In Sinorhizobium fredii, one DNA window encodes the following:
- a CDS encoding TrbG/VirB9 family P-type conjugative transfer protein, producing MIKRLLLSAACAVAMVTHAHAAQAPRPGSLDSRVTSVVYQSNNVVKVSATYGISTMIIFDEDEKFETISLGDTDSWQVAPSEKGNILFVKPIAKNVATNMNVVTSKRIYFLELNDHAPTVGKQVFGIRFMYPEKDLNAALRKEAEFRAANPNMSNLDKANVNIDYSFSGDPALKPLVIFDDGKKTFFKFGSRVPVIFAVQADFSETLRNFRKEGEYIVVDGVAMQYTLREGNQWTCIFNLRKPDFGAPDPAILGPAPDTKATKRRRSGN from the coding sequence ATGATCAAACGCCTCCTGCTTTCCGCGGCCTGCGCGGTCGCGATGGTGACTCACGCCCATGCTGCGCAGGCACCTCGCCCAGGCAGCCTCGATTCGCGCGTGACCAGCGTCGTCTATCAGTCCAATAACGTGGTGAAGGTCTCTGCCACCTACGGCATCTCCACCATGATCATCTTTGATGAGGACGAAAAGTTCGAAACGATCTCACTTGGTGACACCGACAGTTGGCAGGTTGCCCCTTCCGAGAAAGGCAACATTCTGTTCGTGAAGCCGATCGCAAAGAACGTCGCCACCAACATGAATGTTGTGACCAGCAAGAGGATCTATTTCCTCGAGCTTAATGACCATGCTCCGACCGTTGGCAAGCAGGTGTTCGGGATCCGTTTCATGTATCCAGAGAAGGATCTAAATGCCGCGCTCCGCAAGGAAGCCGAGTTCCGGGCGGCGAACCCGAACATGTCGAATCTCGATAAGGCGAACGTCAACATCGACTATTCGTTTTCCGGGGACCCGGCGTTGAAGCCCTTGGTGATCTTCGACGACGGGAAGAAGACCTTCTTCAAGTTCGGCAGCCGAGTCCCGGTGATTTTTGCCGTCCAGGCCGACTTCTCCGAGACGCTGCGCAATTTCCGAAAGGAGGGCGAATACATCGTCGTCGATGGTGTCGCGATGCAATACACTCTGCGTGAGGGCAATCAATGGACCTGCATCTTTAACCTTCGCAAGCCCGACTTCGGCGCTCCGGATCCTGCCATTCTCGGTCCGGCTCCTGACACCAAGGCGACGAAACGTAGGAGGAGCGGCAACTAA
- a CDS encoding virB8 family protein, with amino-acid sequence MAETNDAALRSYFQDGDRWEQEIVKKAKRSRSLAWFVTMISSAITLLSLTALVMLVPLKSFEPYIVEVDKNTGYMEVKTGLTRSAKLTDQQAVTQANVVRYIRSREGYDPFAIEQNFGIAALLSTDDAARELQELYSAANPNNPAKVLGKNNKVTVDIKSVTFSNASTALVRFSTTEKSDTDSIVRHYISVVRYRYTDTPATNEWRFENPLGFQVYNYRRDQETVTPGSEE; translated from the coding sequence ATGGCAGAAACGAATGACGCAGCTCTTCGGAGCTATTTTCAGGACGGCGACCGTTGGGAACAGGAGATCGTCAAAAAGGCCAAGCGATCGCGCTCGCTCGCATGGTTCGTCACCATGATTTCCAGCGCGATTACCCTGCTGTCACTGACAGCATTGGTGATGCTCGTCCCGCTGAAGAGTTTCGAGCCGTACATCGTCGAGGTCGATAAGAACACCGGCTATATGGAGGTGAAGACCGGCCTAACCAGGTCTGCCAAGCTGACCGATCAACAGGCGGTCACGCAGGCAAACGTCGTGCGCTATATCCGATCACGCGAAGGTTACGATCCCTTTGCTATTGAGCAGAATTTCGGCATTGCCGCCCTACTCTCCACTGACGATGCGGCCCGCGAGCTGCAGGAGCTTTACAGCGCGGCAAATCCCAACAATCCCGCAAAAGTCCTCGGCAAGAACAATAAGGTCACGGTCGACATCAAGTCCGTCACCTTCTCCAATGCGAGCACGGCGCTGGTCCGTTTTTCGACGACCGAAAAATCGGACACGGATTCGATCGTCCGTCACTACATTTCGGTCGTTCGCTATCGCTATACGGACACGCCGGCGACCAACGAATGGCGTTTTGAGAATCCCTTGGGCTTCCAGGTCTACAACTACCGTCGCGATCAAGAAACGGTTACGCCGGGATCTGAGGAATGA
- a CDS encoding type IV secretion system protein: MHDFLGDLLDRIEQTGANFSSRAYGIVGDEIVPLLTIMFIAYVGYYGLQLFMGTARVSVSEIIGRVARMLIILALVREWDYFNTLFYSWLNNTPEDVGRAILTATGTGITEPTNGLSMIWKTANNAASAFAEQSGYLTILPSMVGFLIMFAVGVFIAVALAILLLAKVMMWVLIGTAPIFIGCMLFDQTRGLGVAWFQQVLMYALIPLFVYVVAAFLISAMDPELTKVASAASQRRLQLSDVAAFLLLCAAGAFVLFNIQVLAQGITGGVAAGIGNFARAVGRWAGVSAPISALSGGQRLAGSIGNAGMQARARTQEGMRTNIRNAAAEAMQNRISSNSMPR; the protein is encoded by the coding sequence ATGCACGATTTTCTAGGCGATCTGCTGGACAGAATTGAACAGACCGGCGCGAATTTTTCTTCCCGGGCCTACGGGATTGTCGGTGATGAGATCGTGCCGCTGCTCACCATCATGTTCATTGCATATGTGGGCTACTACGGCCTCCAGCTTTTCATGGGAACGGCTCGCGTCAGCGTCAGCGAGATCATTGGTCGCGTCGCCCGGATGTTGATCATTCTGGCGCTGGTCAGAGAGTGGGACTACTTCAACACTCTTTTCTATTCTTGGCTGAATAACACGCCAGAGGACGTCGGCCGGGCGATCCTTACCGCCACCGGGACAGGCATCACAGAGCCGACAAACGGCCTATCGATGATCTGGAAAACGGCGAATAATGCCGCTTCCGCGTTTGCTGAGCAGTCCGGGTATCTAACAATTCTCCCCTCCATGGTCGGTTTTCTGATCATGTTTGCAGTTGGGGTTTTCATTGCTGTGGCGCTGGCGATTCTGTTGCTTGCCAAGGTGATGATGTGGGTACTGATTGGAACTGCTCCAATCTTCATCGGCTGCATGCTCTTCGATCAAACGAGAGGCTTGGGCGTCGCCTGGTTCCAACAGGTGCTGATGTATGCCCTCATCCCTCTGTTCGTTTATGTCGTGGCCGCATTTCTGATCTCGGCCATGGATCCGGAATTGACGAAAGTTGCGAGCGCTGCGAGCCAGCGGCGGCTTCAGCTTAGCGATGTTGCTGCCTTCCTGCTACTGTGCGCTGCAGGCGCATTTGTCCTCTTCAACATTCAGGTACTCGCGCAAGGCATCACCGGTGGCGTGGCCGCCGGTATCGGGAATTTCGCACGTGCCGTTGGCCGATGGGCAGGCGTATCGGCACCAATATCCGCGCTGTCAGGCGGACAACGTCTGGCGGGGTCAATTGGCAACGCCGGGATGCAAGCCAGGGCACGCACACAGGAAGGCATGAGAACCAATATTCGCAACGCCGCTGCTGAGGCGATGCAGAACCGCATTAGCAGCAACAGCATGCCTCGCTGA
- a CDS encoding type IV secretion system protein — protein MKRLILTACSVALASAASAQVPVIDAANLEIAQRTSKTTDDILGTNKEVLKTVQETLQAVTGDRGSDANQMQNLAVGNGFSVSQMPSFDSLMSGGVPNFGSMGGDVAKVATTFINGLQLVKNLSGQAGSSFSGDKSYEEMVNTVLGVAALVTGSQQAVQTRRTSFEQAGANIGQAKDIKGSIDQNTQLQVQAGLTINELIGVMNGAVSSLQADNQRRLTDISNSKKALTYSDQ, from the coding sequence ATGAAACGTTTGATCTTAACGGCGTGCTCGGTGGCCCTTGCGTCCGCAGCTTCCGCGCAAGTCCCGGTCATCGACGCTGCAAATCTTGAGATTGCGCAGAGAACGTCGAAAACCACAGACGACATTCTCGGCACCAACAAGGAAGTCCTGAAAACGGTGCAGGAGACCCTACAGGCGGTAACCGGCGATCGCGGTAGCGACGCCAATCAGATGCAGAATCTTGCCGTCGGCAATGGCTTCAGCGTCTCTCAAATGCCGTCCTTCGATAGCCTGATGTCTGGCGGCGTTCCGAACTTCGGAAGCATGGGCGGCGATGTTGCCAAGGTCGCAACGACCTTCATCAACGGCCTGCAACTGGTGAAGAACCTGTCCGGGCAGGCGGGCAGCTCCTTTTCGGGCGACAAATCTTACGAAGAGATGGTGAACACCGTTCTCGGTGTCGCGGCGCTCGTTACCGGATCGCAACAGGCAGTTCAAACGCGCCGCACCTCTTTCGAGCAGGCGGGGGCAAACATCGGCCAGGCCAAGGACATCAAGGGCTCGATCGATCAGAACACACAGCTTCAGGTTCAGGCAGGCCTGACCATCAACGAGCTGATCGGCGTCATGAACGGCGCCGTGTCTTCGCTTCAGGCCGATAACCAGCGGCGCCTGACGGACATTTCCAACTCGAAGAAGGCGCTCACCTACAGTGACCAGTAA
- a CDS encoding lytic transglycosylase domain-containing protein → MRKSPALWVISALWLGAFGTAHSQVPILDGKVLETDTKRDQTTAEIEKTDSDRHTVSKSVTCSMYRPGRSGDATSAATANPEITGLVKRVAQEEGVDESLFMALVYQESRLNPCAKSPVGAIGLSQLMPGTAKELGVNPYDMEDNLRGGARYLKQQLRRFNGNTNLALAAYNAGPGNVQKWGGIPPFKETQGYVANITQKWLPAFGGSDDANIPANYGGGSTAFTGMRDSTINSMATSQAIGESSGNVASWLQQLGAMSSGTIQDSWDHNSGARNANLEMMNQVIRLGTTMADLMNSRSAVDVGNLSGASRTSGFKKDDDETDRETTGICDPREGLEWSPTEKACVQKREREANVDLMLTAQ, encoded by the coding sequence ATGAGGAAGAGTCCTGCTTTGTGGGTGATTTCCGCGCTGTGGCTTGGTGCCTTCGGAACGGCGCACTCTCAGGTGCCGATACTTGACGGCAAGGTGCTCGAGACCGACACCAAACGCGATCAGACGACGGCGGAAATCGAGAAGACGGACAGTGACCGCCATACGGTCAGCAAAAGTGTGACCTGCTCAATGTATCGTCCGGGTCGCAGCGGTGACGCCACTTCCGCTGCGACAGCTAACCCGGAAATCACCGGCCTCGTGAAGCGAGTGGCCCAGGAAGAAGGCGTCGACGAAAGCCTGTTCATGGCGCTCGTCTACCAGGAAAGCCGGCTCAATCCGTGTGCGAAATCGCCGGTCGGCGCTATTGGGCTTTCTCAGCTCATGCCGGGTACGGCAAAGGAGCTCGGGGTCAATCCTTATGACATGGAAGACAATCTTCGTGGCGGCGCGCGCTATCTGAAACAACAGCTCCGGCGCTTCAACGGCAACACCAATCTCGCACTGGCCGCCTATAACGCGGGTCCTGGTAACGTCCAGAAGTGGGGCGGAATCCCACCTTTCAAGGAAACGCAGGGGTATGTGGCGAACATCACCCAAAAGTGGCTTCCTGCTTTTGGCGGCTCCGACGACGCGAATATTCCTGCGAACTATGGCGGCGGTTCTACAGCCTTCACCGGCATGCGGGATTCCACCATCAACTCCATGGCGACGTCCCAGGCGATCGGGGAAAGCAGCGGGAATGTTGCCTCCTGGCTGCAGCAGTTGGGCGCCATGTCCAGCGGGACCATTCAGGACAGTTGGGACCATAATTCGGGCGCGCGAAACGCAAACCTCGAAATGATGAACCAGGTCATCCGCCTCGGCACGACAATGGCGGACCTCATGAATTCTCGAAGTGCGGTCGATGTCGGCAATCTTTCAGGCGCATCACGTACGAGCGGCTTCAAGAAGGATGACGATGAGACGGACCGCGAAACGACTGGCATTTGCGATCCTCGCGAGGGGCTTGAATGGAGCCCGACAGAAAAGGCTTGCGTCCAGAAGCGGGAGCGCGAAGCCAACGTAGATCTGATGTTGACCGCTCAATGA
- a CDS encoding VirB4 family type IV secretion/conjugal transfer ATPase, whose product MLKVVKEELGFGRVASNERPMSTHIPYLRHVSDTVIGLENGSLLSVIKLDGLFFQTEDQAELNMRSVVQNTMIRALGSSRYSLWSTVIRREVETQIGGAFDEPFCDLLNKRYMGQLRHKRMFTNEIYLTVVRSGMRGALGIGDSLKRLFDKANRDARIQQTREDVTELEELIGNIVRDLHKYGARALGITYRRRNDDEAKIEGQEEKEKGEPYSEPCEFFNAILSCGVPRKMRLPRMGIRNYVGTSRLHFSKRTMQAQAAVDEDTRFGALLSIKEYPPFTGPGMLDGLLQVNHEFILTQSFTIADKPIAQERISRLQRQIRASDEAGSSVEQDIDYALNSLMNQEAVFGFHHLSLLCLSRDLPGLSRTVSELGACLTDMNLTWLREDLNLEAGFWAQLPGNHSYIARKAMLSSANFSGLSSMHNFATGQADRTHWGLPITILETTSQTPYWFNFHRRDIGHFLVTGPTGSGKTVALTFLLAQAMRVSPTPKAVFFDKDRGAEIFVRAIGGSYEVLSPGTPTGFNPLQLENTGPNREFLLRLLKAMLRSGDRSDFTQEDDDTLERAIVRLMQEPAAERNLANLAGLLVGRSRADANDLHSRLRPWMEGEKAWLFNAQHDVLSFSGRSVLGFDMTNILGNEDLRTPALMYLYHRLDELLDGNPVMFFMDEGWQLLMDETFSAFIVDKMKTIRKLNGIVGFGTQSAADIAKAKASHTLIEQSATNIHFPNPRADEESYIKRFGLTVKEFNFIKNTPPEKRTFLIKHGNDSVIARLDLSAMPDLVKVLSGRKETVEECAALRELYGDEPENWLAEFCGWEKAE is encoded by the coding sequence ATGCTGAAAGTCGTCAAAGAAGAGCTTGGATTCGGCCGGGTCGCCAGCAATGAGCGGCCCATGTCGACTCATATTCCGTATCTGCGGCACGTCTCCGATACCGTGATCGGGCTGGAAAACGGCTCGCTTCTAAGCGTCATCAAACTCGATGGACTGTTCTTCCAGACGGAGGACCAGGCTGAGCTCAACATGCGGTCGGTGGTCCAAAACACGATGATCCGCGCGTTGGGGTCGAGCCGCTATTCTCTTTGGTCGACCGTGATCCGAAGAGAGGTCGAAACGCAGATCGGTGGCGCGTTCGATGAACCATTCTGCGACCTGTTGAACAAGCGCTACATGGGGCAACTGCGCCATAAGCGCATGTTCACAAACGAAATATACCTGACGGTCGTGCGGTCTGGGATGCGGGGCGCCCTCGGCATTGGCGACTCGCTGAAGAGGCTCTTTGACAAGGCAAACAGGGACGCTCGGATCCAGCAAACGCGCGAAGATGTTACGGAGCTCGAGGAGCTGATCGGCAACATCGTCCGTGATCTGCATAAGTATGGAGCCCGGGCGCTCGGAATTACCTATCGTCGCAGGAATGACGACGAGGCGAAGATTGAAGGGCAGGAAGAGAAGGAGAAAGGCGAGCCCTACTCCGAACCCTGCGAGTTCTTCAACGCGATCCTGAGCTGCGGCGTGCCGCGCAAGATGCGCCTGCCCCGCATGGGCATTCGCAATTATGTCGGCACGTCGCGACTGCACTTCAGCAAGCGGACGATGCAGGCTCAAGCGGCTGTCGATGAAGACACCCGCTTTGGAGCGCTGCTGTCCATCAAGGAATATCCGCCCTTCACCGGGCCGGGAATGCTGGACGGCCTGCTGCAGGTGAACCACGAATTCATTCTGACGCAATCCTTCACGATCGCCGACAAGCCGATCGCCCAAGAACGTATTAGTCGATTGCAGAGGCAGATCAGAGCCTCGGACGAGGCCGGTAGCTCAGTCGAACAGGATATCGACTATGCGCTCAACAGCCTGATGAACCAGGAAGCCGTCTTCGGCTTCCATCATCTTTCGCTCCTATGCCTCTCCCGCGACCTCCCGGGCCTTAGCCGCACCGTTTCCGAACTCGGTGCTTGCCTCACCGACATGAATCTCACCTGGCTTCGCGAGGATCTGAACCTCGAAGCGGGATTTTGGGCGCAACTGCCCGGCAATCACAGCTACATTGCTCGCAAAGCGATGCTGTCGAGCGCGAATTTTTCCGGCCTGTCCTCCATGCACAATTTCGCGACGGGCCAGGCCGATCGCACGCATTGGGGACTGCCGATCACAATCCTCGAAACCACGTCGCAGACGCCGTACTGGTTCAACTTCCATCGCCGCGACATCGGGCACTTCCTGGTCACCGGACCAACCGGCTCCGGTAAAACGGTCGCTTTGACTTTCCTGCTCGCGCAGGCGATGCGCGTTTCACCGACGCCGAAAGCCGTGTTCTTCGACAAGGATCGCGGCGCGGAAATCTTCGTAAGGGCGATTGGCGGTTCATATGAGGTGCTGTCGCCCGGAACGCCGACCGGCTTTAACCCGCTGCAGCTCGAAAATACCGGCCCAAACCGCGAATTCCTCCTTCGCCTCCTGAAGGCAATGCTGCGTTCCGGTGATCGCAGCGACTTCACTCAGGAAGATGACGATACGCTAGAGCGGGCGATCGTCCGCCTGATGCAGGAACCTGCGGCGGAGCGCAACCTGGCGAACTTGGCCGGGCTGCTGGTGGGCCGGTCGCGGGCGGATGCCAATGACCTTCACTCTCGCCTTCGGCCTTGGATGGAAGGAGAAAAGGCGTGGCTCTTCAACGCCCAGCACGACGTCCTTTCTTTCTCGGGGCGCAGCGTCTTAGGGTTCGACATGACGAACATCCTCGGCAACGAGGATCTTCGCACGCCGGCGCTGATGTACCTCTATCATCGCCTTGACGAGCTGCTCGACGGAAACCCGGTCATGTTCTTCATGGACGAGGGCTGGCAGCTCCTTATGGACGAGACATTTTCGGCGTTCATCGTCGACAAGATGAAAACCATCCGCAAGCTCAACGGCATTGTTGGCTTCGGCACCCAGTCCGCGGCGGATATCGCCAAGGCAAAAGCCTCGCATACGCTGATCGAGCAGTCGGCGACGAACATTCACTTTCCGAACCCGAGGGCCGACGAAGAGAGCTACATCAAGCGCTTTGGCCTGACGGTGAAGGAATTCAACTTCATCAAGAACACTCCGCCCGAAAAGCGAACTTTTCTGATCAAGCACGGCAATGACTCGGTCATCGCTCGGCTCGATCTCTCCGCCATGCCCGATCTCGTGAAGGTGCTTTCCGGCCGCAAGGAGACCGTCGAGGAGTGCGCGGCGCTTCGGGAACTATATGGCGACGAACCTGAAAATTGGCTGGCTGAATTTTGCGGATGGGAGAAGGCCGAATGA
- a CDS encoding type IV secretion system protein VirB3 translates to MSEFQDEKPALTPLVIGLTRSPTLWGVPYMAVVLIVGVTIIGWLATNDLLALLIAPVAYVVLFSLCTWDNRILDVMQVTSRKAPRTPNKRFWGTNSYGP, encoded by the coding sequence ATGAGTGAGTTTCAGGACGAAAAACCAGCTCTGACGCCGTTGGTGATCGGGTTAACCCGGTCCCCAACACTCTGGGGCGTGCCCTACATGGCGGTGGTGCTGATCGTTGGCGTCACCATTATCGGCTGGCTTGCAACAAACGATCTCCTGGCATTGCTCATCGCGCCGGTCGCTTACGTTGTCCTGTTCTCGCTCTGCACCTGGGACAACAGGATCCTCGATGTGATGCAGGTGACGTCCCGCAAGGCCCCCCGCACGCCCAACAAGCGCTTTTGGGGCACCAACTCTTACGGACCGTGA
- a CDS encoding TrbC/VirB2 family protein codes for MQFEMQTRKSQALKLAATLGIVAAFQVAGADVALAQSAGGAFGPLQTAVQMIVDFITGPFGRLLAIIAVIGLGFLAFAGRLSWFTAGAVVMGIGLVFGAPAIVDEMISAVGQ; via the coding sequence ATGCAATTTGAAATGCAAACGAGGAAGTCTCAGGCGTTGAAGCTCGCAGCGACGCTCGGCATCGTGGCGGCTTTCCAGGTCGCGGGCGCTGATGTGGCTCTGGCGCAGAGCGCAGGCGGCGCCTTCGGGCCGCTGCAAACGGCGGTACAGATGATCGTCGATTTCATCACCGGCCCGTTCGGTCGCCTGCTCGCGATCATTGCCGTTATCGGGCTTGGGTTTCTGGCATTCGCCGGACGCCTATCGTGGTTCACGGCCGGCGCGGTCGTGATGGGCATCGGTCTGGTGTTTGGCGCACCGGCGATCGTCGACGAGATGATCTCGGCGGTCGGTCAGTGA
- a CDS encoding lytic transglycosylase domain-containing protein produces MCTSWVQISHAQDGQKSADNIIKKGTWTIERKAELATNFDERWRGSEKEFVLGADGVVKQESAVQNKGDKGPRDFGGLHHIDAALSNFAPSSNVPNRVDEAQGFTGSIQHVDAVRQTDDSTKDVYECGPSPLDPEEVKSLVVQTARKYRVDEVFATAIAWAESGFDQSRNSPKGARGPMQLMPATAARFGVKDICDPAQNIEGGMKYLRFLLDEFQNPLLVAAAYNSGEQRIYQHGGIPPFQETVGYVAKVVNYQLGLPMPPAKGKARPAAAPQAVSDASDSGDAGVIAVKKTGKFVGGVMHF; encoded by the coding sequence TTGTGCACGAGCTGGGTTCAGATTTCTCACGCTCAAGATGGGCAGAAATCTGCAGATAACATAATAAAAAAAGGCACTTGGACGATTGAGCGCAAGGCGGAGCTTGCAACGAACTTCGATGAGCGCTGGCGCGGCTCAGAGAAGGAGTTCGTGCTAGGCGCTGATGGTGTAGTGAAGCAGGAAAGTGCGGTTCAGAACAAAGGCGACAAAGGCCCCCGTGATTTTGGGGGTCTGCATCATATTGATGCAGCTTTGAGCAATTTCGCTCCCTCCAGCAACGTACCGAACAGGGTTGATGAAGCGCAAGGTTTCACGGGCTCGATACAGCACGTTGATGCAGTTAGGCAGACAGATGACAGCACCAAAGACGTTTATGAGTGCGGTCCGTCGCCGCTCGACCCGGAAGAGGTTAAGTCTCTGGTTGTGCAGACAGCGCGCAAATATCGCGTCGATGAAGTTTTCGCGACGGCAATCGCCTGGGCGGAGAGCGGCTTTGACCAAAGCCGCAATTCCCCAAAGGGCGCGCGCGGACCGATGCAGCTCATGCCTGCTACGGCTGCGCGGTTCGGCGTCAAGGACATCTGCGATCCCGCTCAGAATATCGAGGGCGGGATGAAGTACCTGCGGTTTCTGCTTGATGAGTTTCAGAACCCGCTCCTGGTCGCGGCTGCCTACAACAGCGGCGAACAGCGGATCTACCAACACGGCGGCATCCCGCCGTTCCAGGAAACCGTCGGATACGTCGCCAAGGTGGTGAACTACCAACTCGGGCTGCCAATGCCGCCGGCAAAAGGCAAGGCGAGGCCGGCCGCCGCTCCGCAGGCGGTCTCGGATGCCAGTGACAGCGGCGACGCCGGTGTCATCGCCGTGAAGAAGACCGGCAAGTTTGTCGGCGGTGTCATGCACTTTTGA
- a CDS encoding thermonuclease family protein produces the protein MRKALSLLLALLPTSVPAAPAGYFDLLPGVTLETGDTWVSNGERFRLYGVQSCLRGTAYTDKHGQKRDCGEASLAVLAAYIKDTKPVCAPVVNKDGIAYVVCYATVGKERLDLANVLITSGYAFAALNGEGMPYHVPYAVAEKLARDKRAGLWQFEDVQHPAILLSREVNARTKKADQ, from the coding sequence ATGAGAAAGGCTCTTTCCCTTCTGTTGGCTCTCTTGCCGACATCGGTACCCGCAGCACCGGCAGGCTATTTCGATCTTCTTCCTGGCGTCACCCTGGAAACGGGCGACACGTGGGTTTCCAATGGCGAAAGATTCCGCCTCTACGGCGTCCAGTCCTGTTTGCGCGGCACTGCCTATACGGACAAGCACGGGCAGAAACGCGACTGCGGCGAGGCGTCCCTTGCCGTGCTGGCGGCCTACATCAAGGACACCAAACCCGTTTGCGCCCCGGTGGTGAATAAAGACGGTATCGCTTACGTCGTCTGCTACGCCACAGTTGGGAAGGAGCGGCTTGATCTGGCAAACGTCCTGATCACGAGCGGATACGCCTTCGCGGCCCTCAACGGTGAGGGCATGCCCTATCACGTCCCCTATGCCGTGGCTGAGAAACTTGCGCGCGATAAGCGTGCCGGCCTCTGGCAGTTCGAAGACGTCCAGCATCCGGCCATTCTCTTGAGCCGCGAGGTGAATGCGCGAACCAAGAAGGCAGATCAATGA
- a CDS encoding thermonuclease family protein: MKRHLLAAAALALISHAATAADLIKTPAAAARPPQRFSEAPIYQNAVYNGRVAVMDGRTLWYPQYAQRVRLVEIDACELPQWAIDPKWVDRERQKAPPPVPCGPLAKAWLKRTIGSRPVECTVIAYGNDGIPQARCTSAGRDIAVEMLRVGWARVASPYSYNSQYLVYQQHAMAARYGMWATYVLDMNEWRRKAVDKTLDRQPIADFNLLVEREREISPPFIDARKKPKRTDR, translated from the coding sequence ATGAAGCGACACCTACTTGCAGCCGCCGCGCTCGCTTTGATCTCCCACGCAGCGACAGCCGCGGATCTCATCAAGACTCCGGCGGCGGCGGCTCGGCCACCGCAGAGATTCAGCGAAGCTCCGATCTATCAGAATGCGGTCTACAATGGCCGAGTTGCCGTCATGGACGGCCGCACCCTGTGGTACCCGCAATATGCGCAGCGCGTTCGCCTCGTCGAGATTGACGCGTGCGAGCTTCCACAGTGGGCGATTGATCCCAAGTGGGTGGATCGCGAGCGGCAAAAGGCGCCTCCACCCGTTCCGTGCGGCCCACTTGCGAAGGCTTGGCTCAAGAGGACCATAGGTAGCAGACCGGTCGAATGTACCGTCATAGCGTATGGCAATGACGGTATCCCCCAGGCCCGCTGCACGTCAGCCGGCCGCGATATTGCGGTCGAGATGCTTCGTGTCGGATGGGCGCGCGTCGCGTCGCCCTATTCATACAACAGCCAATACCTGGTCTATCAGCAGCACGCGATGGCGGCCCGATATGGCATGTGGGCCACTTACGTCCTCGACATGAACGAGTGGCGTCGCAAGGCCGTCGACAAGACGCTAGACCGCCAGCCGATCGCTGATTTCAACCTGCTCGTCGAACGGGAAAGAGAAATATCGCCGCCCTTCATCGACGCGCGGAAAAAGCCCAAGAGGACAGACCGATAG